The following proteins come from a genomic window of Candidatus Thermoplasmatota archaeon:
- a CDS encoding PKD domain-containing protein, producing the protein MNRAETVAPPDSDPGWSLMWSTTGSGTLTRFSYTGTTSYGQWYRIQIDGGAWIHWQSNAGSTTYYLQPNPMNTAPYNTPSTDGFTAGSITTTPTDANLAYTSSVRVEGTTNRNPSTTTSYTAVTSSGPSPAPVSGTVHLATSATYTPADTDGAWTTIWSASGSGTLTQFAYTGTTSYGQWYRLRVDGGAWIHWQSNAWSTTYYLLPNPTDTPPFNTGGTEGFTAGSITTTQLNANVAFASSVLVQGTTNRPGGADVSCSVSHSGSSPPPANRAPTACFQTYFDSILLVRVEAGCSGDPDGDPIAYSWVWGDGTTATGGPTKTKTYACPGGTFTIRLTVNDGRGGSATSSESIHTADTRDVDQDGLVLCREAAQGTSDGNPDHDFDGLNDYLESQWYPMHDRNAIFCRDGGSPCEYPSPTVRDIYVWQDVMDKCFESGRCLIALTDEQATIAKNLFQGKGFRLHIFVGYKVPYQKPFNTESQWKSYYNTNMPMVKRGVFHYALIADSMQSSCGVLPWEDRTVGMGSAPGFMFVLFHGCMMNVYFPWEVDAMQRRSFIHELGHNLIGTIEPSQDRGLDDNGRSDVYHHNQQDYIMWYRVESQQNDYGPRRWSYNLGPSNDIGAGLRETNAQHWAANGPFLGDRDPWHHLHGDEATLDDPASYGAWLRLLGYGETERLRARHHDAYAEIQSGHARETK; encoded by the coding sequence CCCGCTTCAGCTACACCGGCACCACGTCGTACGGCCAATGGTACCGGATCCAGATCGACGGCGGGGCGTGGATCCATTGGCAGTCCAACGCGGGGTCCACGACGTACTATCTCCAGCCCAACCCGATGAACACCGCCCCGTACAATACGCCCAGCACCGACGGTTTCACTGCCGGTTCCATCACCACGACGCCGACGGACGCGAACCTCGCATACACCTCGAGCGTGCGGGTCGAAGGGACGACGAACCGGAACCCCTCGACGACCACGAGCTACACGGCCGTGACGTCATCCGGGCCGTCGCCGGCCCCCGTATCGGGCACCGTGCACCTTGCCACGTCTGCCACGTATACGCCGGCGGACACCGACGGCGCGTGGACGACCATCTGGAGCGCGTCCGGCTCGGGAACGCTCACGCAGTTTGCCTATACGGGGACCACGTCGTATGGTCAGTGGTACCGCCTTCGCGTCGACGGTGGGGCGTGGATCCACTGGCAGTCCAACGCGTGGTCCACGACGTACTATCTCCTGCCGAACCCGACCGACACGCCGCCCTTCAACACGGGAGGGACCGAAGGTTTCACGGCCGGCTCGATCACCACGACGCAGCTGAACGCCAACGTCGCCTTTGCCTCCAGCGTCCTCGTCCAAGGCACGACGAACCGCCCCGGCGGTGCCGACGTCAGCTGCTCCGTGAGCCACTCAGGAAGCTCGCCTCCGCCTGCGAACCGCGCGCCGACGGCATGCTTCCAGACCTACTTCGATTCAATCTTGCTCGTTCGTGTGGAAGCGGGGTGCTCGGGGGATCCCGACGGCGACCCAATCGCGTACAGTTGGGTCTGGGGCGACGGGACCACGGCCACGGGCGGGCCCACGAAGACCAAGACCTACGCGTGCCCCGGCGGCACCTTCACCATCCGCCTCACCGTGAACGACGGGCGCGGCGGTTCCGCGACCTCCTCCGAGTCCATTCACACGGCCGACACGCGCGACGTCGACCAGGACGGGCTCGTTCTATGCCGAGAAGCGGCCCAGGGCACGAGCGACGGCAACCCCGACCACGATTTCGACGGGCTCAACGACTACCTCGAGTCGCAGTGGTACCCGATGCACGACCGCAACGCCATCTTCTGCCGCGACGGCGGCAGCCCATGCGAGTATCCATCGCCGACCGTCCGGGACATTTACGTTTGGCAGGACGTGATGGACAAGTGCTTCGAAAGCGGGCGGTGCCTGATCGCGCTGACCGACGAGCAGGCAACGATCGCAAAGAATCTCTTCCAAGGCAAGGGCTTCCGGCTCCACATTTTCGTTGGGTACAAGGTGCCCTATCAGAAGCCCTTCAACACTGAGTCGCAGTGGAAGAGCTATTACAATACGAACATGCCCATGGTCAAGCGGGGAGTTTTCCACTACGCGCTCATCGCCGACTCGATGCAGTCCTCGTGCGGTGTTCTCCCGTGGGAAGATCGCACGGTAGGCATGGGCAGCGCTCCGGGCTTCATGTTCGTCCTCTTCCACGGCTGCATGATGAACGTGTACTTCCCGTGGGAAGTGGACGCCATGCAACGACGATCTTTCATCCACGAACTCGGCCACAACCTCATTGGGACGATAGAGCCCTCGCAAGACCGCGGGCTCGATGATAATGGAAGGTCAGATGTGTACCACCACAACCAGCAAGACTACATCATGTGGTATCGTGTGGAGAGCCAGCAGAATGATTACGGCCCGCGGCGCTGGTCCTACAACTTGGGCCCCAGCAACGACATCGGCGCCGGTTTGCGAGAAACCAACGCTCAGCATTGGGCAGCCAACGGGCCCTTCTTGGGAGACCGTGATCCATGGCATCACCTTCACGGGGACGAGGCGACGCTGGACGATCCCGCCTCCTACGGCGCGTGGCTGCGGCTCCTCGGATATGGGGAGACCGAGCGCCTCCGAGCGCGTCACCACGACGCCTATGCCGAGATTCAATCTGGCCATGCCAGGGAGACCAAGTGA